One Paenibacillus sp. FSL W8-0186 genomic window carries:
- a CDS encoding MarR family transcriptional regulator, with protein sequence MIMGDDPVAQRLIEALHRFRRADWHKMAVGGWNNSEIKMLLCIQYGCTQDERGSSVSSLSSMMEVTSPTITQLIKNLERGGLVTRYNDQEDRRVVRVKLTEQGKAVTKQAKEDVARRFKELYERLGKEKTEQLASLLEQVYEHLEAGMKEKSDIHRESGDDGR encoded by the coding sequence ATGATTATGGGCGACGATCCGGTAGCCCAGAGGCTTATTGAGGCGCTTCACCGTTTTCGCCGTGCCGACTGGCACAAGATGGCGGTTGGCGGATGGAACAATAGCGAAATCAAAATGCTGCTCTGCATCCAGTACGGTTGTACTCAGGATGAAAGAGGCTCCTCCGTTTCCTCGCTTAGCTCCATGATGGAGGTTACCTCGCCGACCATTACCCAGCTCATCAAGAATCTGGAGCGCGGGGGGCTGGTCACCCGGTATAACGACCAGGAGGACCGGCGCGTTGTCAGAGTGAAGCTGACGGAGCAGGGAAAGGCTGTGACGAAGCAGGCCAAGGAGGATGTAGCGCGCAGATTCAAGGAGCTGTACGAGCGCCTGGGAAAAGAGAAGACGGAGCAGTTGGCCTCGCTGCTTGAACAGGTCTATGAGCATTTGGAGGCTGGTATGAAAGAGAAGAGCGACATTCATAGGGAAAGTGGAGATGATGGACGATGA
- the pdaA gene encoding delta-lactam-biosynthetic de-N-acetylase, which translates to MRMALLTAMAVCCLLGILPVGTAASASAAADGPYHFGFKRSVGGQLPSIDEEGFKPIVDKHGAIFLGDTSRKDLFLTFDNGYENGYTAPILDTLKAKKVPAIFFVTGHFVKDQPALVKRMTAEGHIVANHSWSHPDMTTISDAQIKEELERVNKEIVALTGQSDMGYLRPPRGIFNERTLRVTKELGYTNVFWSAAYKDWDTKDQKGSGYAFKKVVGQLHPGAVILLHSVSKDNMEALGSIIDEARRQGYEFRALPELEGIKLPF; encoded by the coding sequence ATGAGAATGGCGTTGTTGACGGCGATGGCGGTATGCTGTCTCCTGGGCATTCTGCCGGTCGGGACGGCAGCTTCGGCCTCGGCGGCAGCAGACGGGCCTTATCATTTCGGCTTTAAGCGGAGCGTGGGAGGGCAGCTTCCCTCTATTGACGAGGAGGGATTTAAACCGATCGTCGATAAGCATGGCGCAATCTTTCTGGGCGATACCTCACGCAAGGATTTGTTCCTGACGTTCGACAATGGTTATGAGAACGGTTATACGGCACCGATTCTTGACACGCTTAAAGCGAAAAAGGTGCCGGCGATATTTTTTGTCACCGGGCATTTTGTAAAAGATCAGCCTGCGCTCGTCAAACGGATGACCGCTGAAGGGCATATTGTCGCGAATCACTCGTGGAGCCATCCAGACATGACGACCATCTCCGACGCACAGATCAAGGAAGAGCTGGAACGGGTAAATAAAGAGATCGTTGCGTTGACTGGACAGAGCGATATGGGATATCTTCGCCCCCCGCGAGGCATCTTTAACGAACGGACGCTGCGCGTGACAAAAGAGCTTGGCTACACCAATGTCTTCTGGTCAGCAGCCTACAAGGACTGGGATACGAAGGATCAGAAGGGAAGCGGCTATGCGTTCAAAAAGGTAGTTGGGCAGCTGCATCCGGGAGCCGTTATTTTGCTGCACTCGGTATCGAAGGATAACATGGAGGCGCTGGGTTCCATCATCGACGAGGCTAGGCGGCAAGGCTATGAATTCAGAGCACTCCCTGAGCTGGAGGGAATTAAGCTGCCATTTTGA
- a CDS encoding oxidoreductase encodes MAIQVGLIGFGLSGSVFHAPLIDRTEGMTLAAVVSSQPAKVKGIYPQAKVYEDVETLLSDPEIQLVVVSSPNLTHYEYAAQALEAGKHVVVEKPFTNSSAEADRLIALAKEKKLLLTVYHNRRWDNDFLTISRLLDSGVLGSVSYYEAHFDRFRPEVTGRWREQDLPGSGILYDLGSHLIDQALTLFGKPNTVWADLRKERRGSKANDYFHLVLGYSNLRVVLHSGSLVREQGPRFILHGDRGSFIKHGFDPQEAQLRKGSGPGDENWGRDNEANYGKLTTDIGGLAVSGTVETLTGSYETFYRKLADAISSGQPSPVAAEDARDVIRIIELAMESHSQGRVLPLDHRG; translated from the coding sequence ATGGCAATTCAGGTAGGACTTATCGGTTTCGGCTTATCCGGCTCCGTATTTCACGCTCCGCTCATTGACCGGACGGAAGGTATGACGCTCGCTGCCGTCGTATCTTCTCAGCCAGCTAAAGTGAAGGGAATTTATCCCCAAGCGAAGGTATATGAGGATGTAGAAACGCTGCTGAGCGATCCGGAGATACAGCTTGTGGTCGTATCCAGTCCGAATTTAACCCATTATGAATATGCGGCCCAGGCGCTGGAGGCGGGCAAGCATGTCGTCGTGGAGAAGCCTTTTACGAATAGCTCGGCGGAAGCGGATCGTTTGATCGCGCTTGCTAAGGAGAAGAAGCTGCTGCTTACGGTTTATCATAATCGTCGCTGGGATAATGATTTCTTGACCATTAGCCGCCTGCTGGATTCAGGCGTACTGGGCAGTGTTTCGTACTATGAAGCTCACTTCGACCGCTTTCGGCCGGAAGTGACCGGACGCTGGCGCGAACAGGATTTACCGGGCTCGGGTATTCTTTATGATCTCGGTTCGCATCTGATTGATCAGGCTCTAACACTGTTTGGAAAACCGAACACTGTATGGGCGGACTTGCGCAAGGAACGCAGAGGCAGCAAGGCTAATGATTATTTTCACCTTGTGCTCGGCTATTCGAACCTGCGGGTCGTCCTTCATTCCGGATCATTGGTACGGGAGCAAGGTCCGCGCTTCATTCTGCACGGGGATCGAGGCAGCTTCATCAAGCACGGATTCGACCCGCAGGAAGCTCAGCTCCGGAAAGGGTCAGGCCCTGGCGACGAGAATTGGGGCCGGGATAACGAAGCGAATTATGGCAAGCTGACCACGGATATCGGCGGACTCGCTGTCAGCGGAACGGTGGAGACGCTGACGGGGAGCTATGAAACATTCTACCGGAAGCTGGCAGATGCCATTAGCTCAGGACAGCCTTCTCCTGTCGCGGCCGAAGATGCCCGTGATGTGATTCGGATTATCGAGCTGGCTATGGAGAGCCACTCCCAGGGACGGGTGCTTCCCCTGGATCACCGCGGCTAA
- a CDS encoding LysR family transcriptional regulator has translation MDIRQLQYLIEVARHGSFTKAASALYITQPAISKAIRAMEDELGVVLFDRLGKRVELTDAGQMIAGQAQQIVASFHNLTSELDDLRNLKKGHIRIGLPPMVGASFFPKVIGQFHKRYPDITIQLYEDGAKKVELEVAAGTLEVGVVVLPTTHEGLCSFPFVEEKLNLVVHPSHPLAERTEVELAELAQDDFVLFREDFTLHDRIIGECARFGFQPHVIYESSQWDLISEMVAVGLGITLLPETICREIDNKRVKIIPLVKPVIPWKLGIIWRDDRYMSFATREWIAFAKSELSKVL, from the coding sequence ATGGATATTCGGCAGCTTCAATATTTAATCGAGGTCGCCCGACATGGCAGCTTCACCAAAGCCGCGAGCGCATTGTATATCACGCAGCCAGCAATCAGCAAAGCGATCAGGGCGATGGAGGACGAGCTTGGCGTCGTGCTGTTCGACCGTCTAGGCAAGAGAGTGGAGTTGACGGACGCCGGACAGATGATTGCCGGACAGGCTCAGCAGATCGTCGCTTCGTTCCACAACCTGACCTCGGAGCTGGATGATCTTCGTAATTTGAAGAAGGGGCATATCCGAATTGGGCTTCCCCCTATGGTAGGCGCCAGCTTCTTTCCCAAGGTGATCGGGCAGTTTCATAAGAGGTATCCAGATATTACGATTCAGCTCTATGAAGACGGGGCGAAAAAGGTAGAGCTTGAAGTAGCTGCCGGCACGCTGGAAGTCGGCGTTGTCGTCCTGCCGACGACGCATGAGGGATTATGCAGCTTCCCGTTCGTGGAGGAGAAGCTGAATTTGGTCGTGCATCCTTCCCATCCGCTTGCGGAGCGAACGGAAGTTGAGCTGGCGGAGCTGGCCCAGGACGACTTCGTTTTGTTTCGGGAAGATTTTACGCTGCATGACCGGATTATCGGCGAGTGTGCCAGATTTGGATTTCAGCCGCATGTTATCTATGAGAGCTCGCAATGGGACTTAATCAGTGAAATGGTGGCCGTAGGCCTGGGCATTACACTTCTTCCAGAGACGATCTGCCGGGAGATCGATAATAAGCGGGTTAAGATCATTCCTCTAGTGAAGCCTGTCATTCCGTGGAAGCTCGGTATCATATGGCGCGATGACCGTTATATGTCGTTTGCTACCCGGGAGTGGATCGCATTTGCCAAATCGGAGCTGTCAAAGGTGCTTTAA
- a CDS encoding CidA/LrgA family holin-like protein: MNKLRRIALSVLQITLLFFISMVMNQLAGMLHLPIPGSILGIIVIFALLKLNVIKLTWIEQGANLLLAELLLFFIPSAVGIMKYIPLLESDGVRILIVVISSTFIVMLSSGLIASRITKRRESNAS; the protein is encoded by the coding sequence ATGAATAAATTACGTCGCATCGCCTTGAGCGTGCTGCAAATCACTCTTTTATTCTTCATTTCGATGGTGATGAACCAGCTGGCCGGTATGCTTCATTTACCTATCCCTGGGTCCATACTGGGCATTATCGTCATCTTTGCACTGCTCAAACTGAATGTCATCAAGCTGACCTGGATCGAACAAGGAGCCAATCTGCTACTAGCCGAGCTGCTCCTGTTCTTCATCCCTTCCGCGGTCGGCATCATGAAATATATTCCGCTGCTGGAGAGCGACGGGGTTCGCATTCTAATTGTCGTCATTTCCAGCACGTTTATCGTCATGCTAAGCTCAGGACTCATTGCCTCAAGAATTACCAAACGAAGGGAGAGCAACGCGTCATGA
- a CDS encoding CidB/LrgB family autolysis modulator: MITGLFWLALTLLIYALSKRLYQAKPSVYLSPLLVTPIVLVIGLMWAHIPYESYNSGGKWLSDMLQPATIAFAVPLYKYYNVLKKHAAVIIVSVISGSIIAIISSAVLAEWLRLDHQLVSSLIPRSITAPIAMSVSQTIGGIPGMTAIFAVITGLLGSIIGPYVLKWFRIDNEVARGVLLGTGAHGTGTSKAFELSSLTGTISSISMILAALFTLGAAPALITLLFYG, translated from the coding sequence ATGATCACCGGTCTATTCTGGCTGGCCCTTACGCTTCTCATTTACGCGCTGTCCAAACGATTGTATCAGGCCAAACCCAGTGTCTACCTGTCCCCGCTGCTGGTGACTCCGATCGTACTCGTGATCGGCCTGATGTGGGCGCATATTCCTTATGAGTCTTACAATTCAGGCGGCAAATGGCTTAGCGATATGCTGCAGCCTGCGACGATTGCCTTTGCCGTACCGCTGTACAAATACTATAACGTCCTTAAAAAGCATGCGGCGGTCATCATCGTCAGCGTCATATCGGGCTCGATCATCGCTATTATCTCCTCAGCCGTGCTAGCTGAATGGCTGCGCCTGGATCATCAGCTGGTCAGCAGCCTGATCCCCCGCTCCATCACGGCACCCATCGCAATGAGCGTATCCCAGACCATCGGCGGGATTCCTGGCATGACAGCGATCTTTGCCGTCATTACCGGTCTGCTCGGCAGTATTATCGGTCCCTATGTATTGAAGTGGTTCCGTATCGACAATGAAGTCGCCCGCGGCGTGCTGCTCGGTACCGGCGCCCACGGCACGGGAACCTCCAAAGCGTTCGAGCTTAGCTCCTTGACCGGAACGATATCCAGCATTTCCATGATTCTCGCCGCTTTGTTCACGCTGGGAGCGGCTCCTGCCCTCATCACTCTATTATTCTATGGATAA
- a CDS encoding exosporium protein C, with the protein MAVLLQHVTNVPTPITNGAAINVPQTPAGQGIALVRVSIPANAPVNTVELTATVGLQGLTGIPRVLFRILRDGREIYYAEQAVETNFENVNLTTLIAVDSNVAPGVHDYILSVEQIAAATNTARVIGPIVFSALATAP; encoded by the coding sequence ATGGCAGTGCTTCTTCAACATGTCACAAATGTGCCAACCCCTATTACCAACGGAGCAGCAATTAATGTGCCGCAAACTCCGGCTGGCCAGGGCATTGCACTGGTGCGCGTTTCCATTCCTGCCAACGCGCCTGTAAATACGGTCGAATTGACGGCGACAGTGGGACTACAGGGCTTGACGGGAATTCCCCGCGTATTGTTCCGGATTCTCCGTGACGGCCGCGAAATCTATTACGCTGAACAGGCTGTTGAAACGAATTTCGAGAACGTCAATCTCACCACATTGATCGCTGTAGATTCGAACGTAGCTCCCGGGGTGCATGACTACATTTTATCCGTAGAACAAATTGCGGCTGCTACAAATACAGCTAGAGTCATTGGCCCGATTGTATTCAGCGCGCTGGCTACAGCTCCGTAA
- a CDS encoding Gfo/Idh/MocA family oxidoreductase → MTLNIGIVGTGWFSKVHGDILAETEGVRVAAACGTSMDKANALASRYPGAKGYDSLTAMLDSERLDAVYLCIPPMSHEGVETELIARGIPFLVEKPLGVNLDGPRRILEQLRQSPVMTSVGYHFRYKQSVAQLKELLQGQTIGMALGAWMGSMPGVGWWRKQEGSGGQFIEQTTHLVDLLRYTAGEVEEVYAVYGDRIVKGQHEGVTVPDVGTVTLKLSSGAIANISNTCVLPGAVGEIGLSFYTEQGILAWDPDKLEVKNNGVSTSYSSTDNPYAAETAAFIHAVRTGDASRIRSDYADAVRTQAVTCAALESSLSGKPVPVPAM, encoded by the coding sequence ATGACTTTGAATATCGGAATTGTGGGTACAGGCTGGTTCAGCAAGGTGCACGGGGACATTCTAGCGGAAACCGAGGGCGTGCGTGTAGCAGCAGCCTGCGGGACAAGCATGGACAAAGCGAATGCGCTTGCTTCCCGCTATCCCGGCGCAAAGGGCTATGACAGTTTGACGGCCATGCTGGACAGCGAGCGGCTGGATGCCGTGTATTTATGCATCCCGCCAATGTCGCATGAGGGCGTGGAGACGGAACTGATCGCCCGGGGAATTCCATTTCTTGTAGAGAAACCGCTAGGCGTCAACTTGGATGGTCCCCGCCGCATTCTGGAGCAGCTCCGCCAGAGTCCCGTCATGACGTCGGTCGGATACCATTTCCGTTACAAGCAGTCGGTTGCGCAGCTTAAGGAGCTCCTGCAAGGACAAACGATCGGCATGGCTCTTGGCGCCTGGATGGGCAGCATGCCTGGCGTAGGCTGGTGGAGAAAACAGGAAGGCTCGGGCGGACAGTTCATCGAGCAGACGACGCATTTAGTCGACTTGCTGCGCTATACCGCCGGTGAGGTGGAGGAAGTCTATGCAGTCTACGGCGATCGGATCGTGAAGGGGCAGCATGAAGGCGTGACGGTTCCGGATGTCGGTACGGTCACGTTAAAGCTCTCTAGCGGAGCCATAGCCAATATCTCGAATACCTGCGTGCTGCCGGGGGCGGTAGGAGAAATCGGCCTGAGCTTCTACACCGAGCAGGGCATCCTGGCATGGGATCCCGATAAGCTGGAGGTCAAAAACAACGGAGTGTCCACGAGCTATTCCAGCACGGACAATCCATACGCCGCCGAAACTGCCGCATTTATCCATGCGGTGCGAACAGGAGATGCATCGCGGATTCGTTCTGACTATGCGGATGCTGTCCGCACCCAGGCGGTGACCTGCGCAGCCCTCGAGTCGTCATTAAGCGGCAAGCCGGTCCCCGTTCCGGCGATGTGA
- the gdhA gene encoding NADP-specific glutamate dehydrogenase — protein sequence MAIMQQQSSNLDEAKQYVNEVYETVKKRNPGETEFHQAVKEILDSLVPVFAKHSKYRDNAILERIVEPERLITFRVPWVDDNGKVQVNRGFRVQFNSAIGPYKGGIRFHPSVNASIIKFLGFEQIFKNSLTGQPIGGGKGGSDFDPKGKSDNEIMRFTQSFMTELSRYVGPDTDVPAGDIGVGAREIGYMFGQYKRLVGGNEAGVLTGKGLLYGGSLGRTEATGYGLVYFTREMLKTKGERLEGKTVVVSGSGNVSIYAIEKAQEFGAKVVACSDSNGYIYDENGIDLATVKRIKEVERKRIKEYVNDHPSAIYVEGCENIWSIPCDIALPCATQNEINEESAKLLVANGVKYVAEGANMPSTLEAIEVYLNNGVYFGPAKAANAGGVAVSALEMAQNSARLAWSFEKVDKKLKDIMKNIYRNSVNAAEEYGYSGNLLVGSNIAGFLKVADTMIVHGVV from the coding sequence ATGGCTATCATGCAACAACAATCCAGCAACCTTGACGAGGCTAAGCAATACGTCAACGAGGTGTACGAGACGGTCAAGAAGCGAAACCCTGGAGAAACGGAATTCCATCAAGCAGTTAAAGAAATTTTGGATTCCCTGGTACCCGTATTCGCCAAACATTCCAAATACCGGGACAATGCGATTCTCGAAAGAATCGTCGAACCAGAACGGCTGATTACTTTCCGCGTGCCTTGGGTAGATGACAACGGAAAAGTGCAAGTAAACCGCGGCTTCCGCGTTCAGTTCAACAGCGCAATCGGACCGTACAAAGGCGGCATCCGCTTCCATCCTTCCGTCAATGCCAGCATCATCAAATTCCTGGGCTTCGAGCAAATCTTCAAAAATTCCCTGACAGGACAACCGATTGGCGGCGGTAAAGGCGGCTCGGACTTCGATCCTAAAGGCAAATCTGATAATGAAATCATGCGCTTTACACAAAGCTTCATGACCGAATTGTCCAGATACGTCGGACCGGATACGGACGTACCTGCTGGCGATATCGGCGTTGGCGCCAGAGAGATCGGATATATGTTCGGGCAGTACAAACGCCTAGTCGGCGGCAACGAAGCCGGCGTATTGACCGGTAAAGGCTTGCTGTATGGCGGCAGCCTGGGAAGAACCGAAGCGACGGGATATGGCCTGGTCTACTTTACGAGAGAAATGCTGAAAACGAAGGGCGAGCGCCTTGAAGGCAAAACCGTTGTCGTCTCCGGTTCCGGTAATGTCTCGATCTACGCCATTGAGAAGGCGCAAGAGTTCGGCGCTAAAGTTGTCGCATGCAGCGATTCCAACGGCTATATTTATGATGAGAACGGCATTGATCTGGCTACGGTGAAACGCATCAAAGAAGTGGAAAGAAAACGGATCAAAGAGTATGTCAACGATCATCCTTCAGCCATCTATGTGGAAGGCTGCGAGAACATCTGGAGCATTCCTTGCGATATTGCCCTGCCATGCGCGACGCAAAACGAAATTAACGAAGAGTCGGCAAAACTGCTTGTGGCTAACGGCGTGAAGTACGTTGCTGAAGGCGCCAACATGCCTTCCACGCTGGAAGCGATCGAAGTATATTTGAACAACGGAGTATACTTTGGCCCAGCCAAGGCCGCCAATGCCGGCGGGGTTGCCGTTTCCGCACTGGAAATGGCCCAAAACAGCGCGAGACTGGCCTGGTCGTTCGAGAAAGTGGACAAAAAGCTGAAAGATATCATGAAGAATATCTACAGAAACAGCGTAAATGCCGCCGAGGAATATGGATATTCCGGCAACCTTCTGGTAGGCTCGAACATTGCCGGCTTCCTGAAAGTTGCTGACACGATGATTGTTCACGGCGTCGTATAA
- a CDS encoding LysR family transcriptional regulator has translation MELRQILYFIEVAKLEHVTEASYALHVSQSAVSRQIFKLESELGVDLFIHEGRKVKLTPIGKLFLAHMEQLTKVLDNARQEISEFLDPERGTVRIGFPSSLASQMIPGVVSAFRERYPAVHFQLQHGSYRELVDSVIKGDMNLAIMGPVPKNESQIKVEVLFREKFKALLPAKHTLAGRPSVKLSDLKDDLFVLFPEGFVLREIVVNACGDLGFKPKVTFEGDDLDAIKGLVSAGLGLTVLPEIALGEYLPDSITALPITEPLVTRDVGVIIPANRELPPTEKLFYDFLKEMAPNFGS, from the coding sequence ATGGAATTGAGGCAAATTTTATATTTCATCGAGGTGGCGAAGCTGGAGCATGTGACGGAAGCTTCTTATGCGCTTCATGTCTCGCAGTCCGCTGTCAGCAGGCAGATTTTCAAACTGGAGTCCGAGTTAGGCGTCGATTTATTCATCCATGAAGGCCGGAAGGTAAAGCTGACCCCCATCGGCAAATTATTTCTCGCTCATATGGAGCAGTTGACCAAAGTACTGGATAACGCGCGTCAGGAGATCAGCGAGTTTCTGGACCCCGAGCGGGGGACGGTGCGGATCGGATTTCCAAGCAGCCTGGCGTCCCAGATGATCCCCGGCGTCGTGTCCGCCTTTCGGGAGCGCTACCCTGCCGTACATTTTCAGCTGCAGCATGGTTCGTACCGCGAGCTCGTCGATTCCGTAATCAAAGGGGATATGAACCTGGCTATTATGGGCCCTGTGCCAAAAAACGAGTCGCAAATCAAAGTCGAGGTGCTGTTCCGGGAAAAATTCAAGGCGCTGCTTCCTGCCAAGCATACATTGGCGGGCCGGCCCTCGGTCAAGCTCAGCGATTTGAAGGATGATTTGTTCGTGTTGTTCCCTGAAGGCTTCGTGCTGCGGGAAATCGTCGTGAACGCCTGCGGCGATCTCGGCTTCAAGCCGAAGGTGACGTTCGAGGGGGACGATCTGGATGCGATCAAGGGCCTTGTCTCTGCAGGCCTTGGCCTGACGGTGCTGCCGGAAATCGCGCTAGGCGAATATCTTCCCGATTCTATAACGGCCTTGCCAATCACGGAGCCGCTTGTTACGCGCGATGTCGGAGTGATCATTCCGGCGAACCGGGAGCTGCCGCCTACGGAAAAGCTGTTCTATGACTTCCTGAAAGAAATGGCGCCTAATTTCGGATCTTAG